AGTGGAGGCCGTGCTGCCGTACGTTGCATGCGAGACCTGGCTCAACGACCGTCTGGTGAGAACAATGCTGCCGCGATGGGAGCGGTTGTGCGTGCGCTTGTTGCGGCAGACGCACAACTCCACATCATCTGTACAGGGTCTCAATAACGGTGCGAGAACGGAGAGAATGTCAAGCAAGGTGCACTACTGGTTTCTACGCTACACCGCCCCACTCCTGCGTACCAgtgtcgagcagcagcgtgacgCCGCCCGCCGCTTCTGCATGGAGGAGctgagcaccgctgccggttACGACAACACCACTGTGAGTAACACTCCCCGCAGTTCTCTTGCGTTCGTGTGGCGGTGTCTTATAGACTCCTGCACGTGCTCCGTATCAACACTATTAACAGGATCGACTGCAGAgggcagcgccgtgccgaGCGCGGAATCAACCAAGCTTGTGCGCCGCGTGGTGATTCTTCGTGCCGTCTCTCAGGCCGCCGTCTTCACCTTGCAGATCTGCTACCCTCGCCTCTCCGTTCGATATGTCACTGAGGTAGCAGTCGCTGGTGTCTGCGCGCAGGGAGAGCGCAGCGCTCTATCTACAGagatcaccaccaccaacgaAGCGGTAGCGTCGCCTGTAGACACGCTGCTGAGCTCTATGGCTGCTGATATGGGATGGGCACTGGTAGCCGGGGCAGCGGAGGTACTGCTGTCGCGCTTCACAGATGTCACCGGGAACCAGTTGTCGATGCTGCTTGCCGATGCCGCTACGCGACGACTCCAACAAGAGCTGCTTTGTGTCGACGAAGCCTTCTACTGTCGGTGGCTCCGCACCGCGCCTGGTGAGGCAGGCGGTATGGGAGACACCGGTTTGACTGCGGCGCCCGGTATGCGGATGTCTCCCGTTGGCATGCGGCCAGCGCGCCCGCTCATCACAGCCGAAGATGTCCTCGCCGTGGGACGGCGTGGTGGTGAGCGTGTGATCGCCTTGCACGACGCTGTGGTGAAGCGGTCGCTTCGGTATGCTGCACTTATCGGGCGCGTAGCTGTTACACGCGAGTGGCGGCCGCTACTCGGTGCGGCTGTTGCGGCGTGGGTGGATGTAccggcgctgctctccttATTCTCTGTGGCGGTGGGCTATTCGACTCCCTCCGACGTCGCGCGCTTGCTCTcgcggagggaggagagtcTGCCAACCAGGAGCCCTGTCggtctgcggctgctgttggaGCTCCTTGTGGATGAGGAGAGTGCCACAACAATACCGTCCGCCACACGGCAGAGACGCCTGCCGCGACTGCGGCACCCATACTTGGCGCTCATCGCGTGTTCGAGTGTTTGGACGTTTGAGCACCTCTTAGGGGAGGCAAAACGGAGTGTGTCGAGCCTCTACGCCCATGTGTGCCAACTCAAGGCCGTGTACGCGGCCGTTGGTGTATATCAGTATTCGGTCACATCGGTGGGAGGCGACACAAGGGCAGCAGACGCCATTGCCGCTATGCAGGAGGATGTACGCTGCGTGCTCTACTACAGCGTCTACCAGATGGAGCGCATGTGCAAGGAACGGTATGGCAGTGACGCCGGTGCAGCTTCGTCGCTGCTCCACCCGCTTCTGGACCCTGAGGAGACGGCACTGCTCCAGCATCCAAGCGCGCTTTCCTACCTCCCTGCCCACGTGGACTACTTTgatctcttctctctgccttacCGCTTTGTTCTGCGGCAGCTGGGGCTGGAGATGGTCTTTGCCTACCGAACCGCAGTGGGCATGCAGCAGGAGTCGCGGCAAATGGCTGAGGAATGGTGGACACAGGCGCTTTTCCACAACGCCTTCAACCCCCTCacgtcggcgctgcaggaggctgCTCAGCTCACCGCATCTTGTGCgactgtgctgctgctttgttcGCAGTTCGTCGACGGGATGTGGCTGATGTCTCCACTTCCGTTGCCTGTTCTTCTCCAGCAAGCGCGGGCCATGCAAACGTACCGCGATCTCCTGCGCAGTggcgtggcggtgcagcgcctcgaggACGGCGTAgccccactgcagcagctgtgtgAGTACCTGCCCCGCACCGTCGTGTCAGAGGCATCAACCCTGCGGCACTCCCCGTTGCAGGATGCGAACTGCTCCACTGAGAATCTCTccgcgcttcagcagcgccgccaccattGGCGTCAGGTGTTGATGGTGAGTAGACCAGAACTGTGCTTTGACACCGACAGCCGCATCGTCGGAGGACTGCGTCTCCGTGGCGGTGTCAGCTGGCATCACGTGTACTTCGCTTACCCTCAGCTGTTTGTCGCCCCCAGAGTACCAGACCCAGGGCAGAAGAAGCCAAGCTGCAGCTGTAGCGTGCGACCCACCCTCGCCGATGCATGCTTTGCATGTCCGGCCGTTGGCATGACGGCCGTGGTTGGTCCAAGTGGTGCGGGTAAGAGCTCGCTcaatctgctgctgcggcgcctctACGACCCGGTTGCTGTAGTGGAGCTCACTCGCGGCGGTGGAATGGGGCGGTCGCATCCCGATGAACAGCTGGGCGTGTATGTTGATATGAACCGCATCGGTACCGCCGCTGACGCAGAGGATGTTCTTGTCGAGGTGCTGCGTCTCGCCCTCGTTGAAAGTgcattgccgccgccgttcaACTACGAAGTGGCAGGGTTGCCGTCTCGTTTCAGTACAGCTGATAGGCATAGCGGCACGTCACAGTCCTCGCCGACGACCTCTGCTCCCCTGGTGCACTCTCGGCGCTACTGTCTCCGAGTGCAACCCGGCTATATCGCCCTTGATGGCATTCCATTAAACCTTTTCGCCGCTACGTACGTGCGTCAGTGGCTTGCCTGgctgccgcagacgccaCATGTGCAACCACGCCAGAGCTTTCTGTCCAATGTGTGCGGCA
The window above is part of the Leishmania panamensis strain MHOM/PA/94/PSC-1 chromosome 33 sequence genome. Proteins encoded here:
- a CDS encoding ABC transporter family-like protein (TriTrypDB/GeneDB-style sysID: LpmP.33.3160) encodes the protein MSCKLLVYLSPLPALQVLISAITCLSSTCAASLRELLWLPQLRKGVPLSASVVVLTLVVTGLRLSKSLYFGNGVYLRHRAIFLEKIRAIVLRWEASCVTEVATCCADVDGQATVVLARYVGWRAANKICAWWAEEVAADVSSSQAPVASSVSFSGIVPSVAFSEDMPLEEMLELAYMADAVLRLGEDRRWLERLVTILQYILLRRVSLMEETQLYRRLRARALFPCHPATRRRRGGVWGDRDMQCRTWAAAWRLHHHPTWLAPHSGGTQFLCLPLSYFPVEAVLPYVACETWLNDRLVRTMLPRWERLCVRLLRQTHNSTSSVQGLNNGARTERMSSKVHYWFLRYTAPLLRTSVEQQRDAARRFCMEELSTAAGYDNTTVSNTPRSSLAFVWRCLIDSCTCSVSTLLTGSTAEGSAVPSAESTKLVRRVVILRAVSQAAVFTLQICYPRLSVRYVTEVAVAGVCAQGERSALSTEITTTNEAVASPVDTLLSSMAADMGWALVAGAAEVLLSRFTDVTGNQLSMLLADAATRRLQQELLCVDEAFYCRWLRTAPGEAGGMGDTGLTAAPGMRMSPVGMRPARPLITAEDVLAVGRRGGERVIALHDAVVKRSLRYAALIGRVAVTREWRPLLGAAVAAWVDVPALLSLFSVAVGYSTPSDVARLLSRREESLPTRSPVGLRLLLELLVDEESATTIPSATRQRRLPRLRHPYLALIACSSVWTFEHLLGEAKRSVSSLYAHVCQLKAVYAAVGVYQYSVTSVGGDTRAADAIAAMQEDVRCVLYYSVYQMERMCKERYGSDAGAASSLLHPLLDPEETALLQHPSALSYLPAHVDYFDLFSLPYRFVLRQLGLEMVFAYRTAVGMQQESRQMAEEWWTQALFHNAFNPLTSALQEAAQLTASCATVLLLCSQFVDGMWLMSPLPLPVLLQQARAMQTYRDLLRSGVAVQRLEDGVAPLQQLCEYLPRTVVSEASTLRHSPLQDANCSTENLSALQQRRHHWRQVLMVSRPELCFDTDSRIVGGLRLRGGVSWHHVYFAYPQLFVAPRVPDPGQKKPSCSCSVRPTLADACFACPAVGMTAVVGPSGAGKSSLNLLLRRLYDPVAVVELTRGGGMGRSHPDEQLGVYVDMNRIGTAADAEDVLVEVLRLALVESALPPPFNYEVAGLPSRFSTADRHSGTSQSSPTTSAPLVHSRRYCLRVQPGYIALDGIPLNLFAATYVRQWLAWLPQTPHVQPRQSFLSNVCGTAMHVTLHDVQKALRVCDCDAFMGERHRTLRDLVGPLSGGEAQRLALARVVAALLARSRVELLQGMPLHDSDGGTGVAAAAVGGLVLDEPTNKLDAISEHHLLAALAALQGIDSKTDSEAGARLPLFIWMISHRMSSLRSAQHMVVVEDGRITASGPSAEVVKTNLFVKTQLRLQQLTEASTSTLIDTTD